The genomic region aacaacattagaaataaaatcagagcagaaattaaattgttaaaacaagaaaaatgggataaCTTCTGCTGCCAACTAAATGAACAAACTGACCCTAGAAAGTTTTGGTCGCACCTGAAAAGGTTTACCAACGAAACCACTACAAGAAAATACCCAAAACTGGAACATAACAACACCTTAGCGcgcaccaacaaagaaaaagcagaacaAGCAAGcaagaattcaaaaaacaaatcatcAGAAAATGATGGCATACAAACAAATTCTTCTCAAAAAGGCACTCCAAAgttatttgaccacctattagctatctttaatttatcTATCTACTCTGGATACGTTACAGTTTCTAGGAAGCAAGCtattatattaatgttccacAGAGAAGGTAAACCAGTTAATAAGCCAAATAGTTATTGACCAATTagtctgaccagctgtgtaggcaaaattcgtGAAGGAATAATAAGTAATAGGCTCTTCACATTTTTGgaaattacttcaaaattacctgaggaacaaaacggatttagaaaaacGACAGATAATTTAAataggttaactgaaacaataataaatagctttaatgAAAAAGAAtttactgtcgcttgcttcctcgatatcgagaaagcatttgacactgtatggcacaatggtctccggttccgtatgaatgaaatgggagtatcgcgtggaattattcgctggttatctagcTTTTGGGAAATAGAAAATGCAGAGTAAACACCGAGGAAACTTTATctgagttcttcactccagaagctggcgtccctcaaggaggTGTGGTTAGttctattctcttcatcatgtatgtgaataatatgccacttaaagacccaaaccatggatacgtGTCACAGTTTGCTGCTGATGATGCAATTTAGAAAAGTGCCAtaacaccagaaatagcagccactaacatacaaccgcaactaaacagaataagtgaatactgacaaaaatataaaatcaaaataaacacagcaaagacacaattagtgatattttcaaaatctacgaaatatcaaaaagttcaaccccaaaTTTATATGAATGGGAAACGcctccaaactgctacatctgcaaaagaataaactatgccaggagtctaactggtaaaaactatgGTACAACACCTGAAAGCATCCTtaagatatataaaacacacagaagACCTGttatagattatgcagctcctgcatggattaacgtaagAAAAAAGCAACTGCAATCCAAACTACAATTattagaaaatacattaattacgACAGCATACAgtgtacctaaaaccacttcctcaaagttcatgcacaaatactcaaatacataaacaataccagatagatttctacatagtacaataaaatatttcgataaatattggagaaaaaatgaactgttATGCaaactagacaggtattgcatatatgatgaagagagtccTAAACACCGCTCCCtgataaatttatacattagatcattaagtgaaaattaaataaaaaacaataataataaaatcaatataaaaaagcaataaaagaaataaaaaataatatatatgtatatagttttataaaaataataaatttgtgcCAAAATAAAATAGGCCGCCTATGATCTAGACTTTGAATCTGAAAGTACAATATAGATGGACATTGCTCTGAAAATGGCCTGAGTAATGTTCATCACTCTGGCCctcatgtattaaatttaaatacaccAAGCAGCCCACCCTAACAATGAAAATGAAGAAGGAAGAGGTctggtgtacctgaccctcccgggtatacaaaAATTTATATGCCCAAACAACTGGAGAGAGAGAGAGCTGAGAGATGTTAGACACACCATTGTCTAAGCGCTGtacatacacatttaacaatgacTTCTTGTTAAGAAATTAGCGCACAAGATCGTACACAAAAGTTGCAATGGTTTATAAAAGGGTTCCGAAATTCAAATTCACTGTTCTTCTTAAGGAAAATAAAGGATATGGTTAATGAATGTGATGAAACACGGATGTCGACGTCACATAAACCAGATGttcaaaataaactgtaattattacgAGTTTTCTTTAAGTAATTTACAAATCAGAGTTCTTAGAGTAAAAATTAATATGgttattagtttttataattttattatcattaactaTGTCCATTACTAATTTTGTAAATTATCGAAAATATTTTTGCTGAAGCTTTTTTGGtagctttgaaataaaataaataaaaaagagacTTGTAagttcataataaaataattttattcaacatACTTGCAGCattaataaatacagtaataaataggTTTGTCGAACATTATGATTCATAGGATGTGTTAAATACACAACCTGTGATGAATTACACAAGAAAGTGATTACAATTCCTAGAGtttcctaatttaaaaaaaaaaactgcaagaATTAAATATTGCTATgccaggaaaataaaataaaacctctaAACAAATAGCATTTACCAAATTAACCTGACATTGTCTGATAAGAAAAAGCTTAATGAACAAAGGTTTTAAAACGTTATGAATATTTGCttcaaattttgttgttgttactatgATACGATAAACTTTTAgaagtttaaaactttaattccaATTTACCGCCTGAGATGTTTTGAAACTTTAAGTTTGAATTCTGAAACAACTCAAAAACATTTAGTtctaaagaaaaaagaatattagcatatttttaagaatatatgGCAGCCCAAATAAAACATCTTTGTTACTAATATAATAGAAGTTAATCCTTCGTGTTCTAGCCTGCTAGACACTTTATTTGCAGGATATTTATCTATGGGTCCACTATTGCCTTTGTTGAGCTTCTGATTTTGGAACGTCACACATTTTGTGACTTAGGTTGAAGTTTCTGAAACAGACAAGTAATTGTTTTATTAGATGGAATTTATATACCTTTTCCAAACTGAATTTTGAATCATATTATTTCATCATCGATtccgcatatatatatatgaatgtcttttatttaaaataacaaactaaacattCCTAGTAAATTGCGAAGTATCCTTACACCAACTAGATTACAATATACTAATATCGTCtcgaaaatacattattaaaatattattaggaAAACTGCTATCacaactgtatataaaaaatatgataattttctcatttaagatttttggaatatattgtttttatgcttttttaaaattacaatttttaaaacaaccCAATTGGATAGTTTTTTATGAAACAGTTGAAGTTTCTTTTGATGAGGTTTTATTGAACTACGTAAACAGTTTAtggattttttatatttattttacaaggtTAGCAAAACAATAAACTCACCAGCAAAAGTATATGAGGCTTCACTTtgtaaaaattagttatattttctcTCAGCATTTTCCAGTGCTCTGCTGACTTTTTCAAAAACGTTGGTTATACTGTTCTTGAGAAGTGGATTCACGTCGTTTAAAACTCTACCAAAATTTTCACGGAAGACACCAACGCTAAAGAGGGGAAACAGAAGAGATCCCAAGCTAAAGATGATAAGAATGGGGACTAAAGCTGTTAGAAGTGGTTGCAACCCTGTTAATAGAGCACCCAAGCTCCCTGTGTTTAACAAAGAATCTAGTCCACCTAATCGAGCAGTAGCAGCAATATCTGGAGAACTAATCTGTCGATTCTCAAAATGCTGGAGCTGGTCGAGGGAGGGATCAGCGACAGCATCCAAAGAAGCCACGAGACAGCTAGCTACAAATAACACTGTTAAGATCTTCTTGCTCAGCATTGTTCAactaaaaaatttaagaaatattctaTAAGTCGAGTGTTTGGACGCGTTACAGAATTTTACGAAAAAGTTGAAACGTCAAAGCTTTgtagtttaaattttcttttgatttttcttaAATTCGTAAAAGCATTTGGATCAGTTGTGTCACCTTATTTTAAATACCCATAAATTAGGTCAACGATGTAGGGGTTAACTCAAAGAATGTATGTTGAGTAGTTTCAATTACATCTGGTCGATTCTCGGTAATAAATTTGAAAGATATGAGACAGTCAGTTTATTTTAGgtaataatattagtaaaaggAAACTTGTAATTAGTGGTGAAGGTAGTTTGTTGTAGGACATGTAGAACATATAGGTGGAAAGAtaagaaaaaacttttaaattatatatatgcgttttaatgttaaatatactgTTTTGCAGTGAAATAATGCAAAATCTGGCTTATAAACATATGTTTCAAGTATAATAATCACTGCTTTAATTCATtgtttccgtgatgacgagaaaacccacttgtagaggaaaatacatgtaaaaacggctggtatgagaaGAGAAAACTCTAAGTAGAGgagcgaagaaggtcgaaacgttgttcgctactctacttagagttttctctatccataccagccgtttttggatatatatttcattgtttgttattgAGGATTTTTATAACTCAGTGTGTGAATGTGCACATCACACTTGGTAAAACCGACTGTATAAGTGACTCTCAGAAGTATTTGATAGAAGTCGTTTGAGTGACATgaaaatatataagtatttcattaaaactgattttctttaatatgaAATGTTATACCACAAGAATTCATTACTGTAATCGTCGTGTTATAAGTGAAGTTCAACCATTGCTATTCAAACAATACGTTTTGGGGTTACTACTAGTGTTGTCATGTTTCTAGACATCAAATGAAATTACAAGCTTAATTTTCTCTGTTATGCGGCCTGTAAATCAAACTGAAACAATacgtaattttaattatattattaggCTTTCAGTAAATATATAAGAAGTTGACTCACCGATTGCGTAAAAAATGCAAGAATCTTTTAGTCCTAGTTCTTCTAGTGAGATTCGATCCCACTAATGATTAGTGTAGCTTTTATACTTTGAAGAAAAACCTAATATCAGTCAACCCGGCACCGACGGGGCGGGGCCATCACAAGTGCTTCAAAATTATCTTCCTCTATTCAGACGTACCCACTGGCTAACCCACAAATGAAATTTCTCttcttataaaataacaataatttattggttgaaacctaaaaaaaaaaaattctgtttttgaCGTCATTTCTTACGTTGATGTCAAATAGGTCAGCAATAGAAAATCCCGGatacaaaacacaacaacatagGAATTTAGAAAGTGTCTCTCAGGAACGAGGGAGGTCTCTATGTTTCGTCATGAAGGCGTTTCTTCTGTACACCCTAAACTATCACAAGCCAAGGTTTACAACTTTTTCCGGGTAACTGAAATACCTCCCTTTCAGACCTCAAAACAGTCTTCTATGTTTAGATCTTTGTTTCTGATGGCGGAAGCTAGAACATCGGCGACGTAACAATATCTAATAAATAATACTTAACGGTGCTGTTTTGCATTTAAAAATCACTGTACGaaagatattaaacaaatattgtgatttcattgtttattaacaCTCATAAGACTTATTTAGAAAGACAGAGAGAAAGAGAAAGTCCTCGTTAGTAACCTTCTTAATATAATGTTCTATTCTTTAACAATTTTACGGTGCAAATAGTGTTAtatgatttatgttttaaaactgaaagatTTTCACACGCACATATATTTTGGTTTACAGCGTTTCTTACAAGTATATTATCAAAATACTGTGTTTCGTACAAACAGTCGGTCCCTACAACCACAATGGGTATTTCataaataacttatgaataactatatgtaaatataaaatgggATCAGTTGGTTAAGCCTCTGTAAGATAAAACATCATAGTAAAACACACCACACAGATGTGTTTCAGGTAGAACAAAATTCTCTTTAttatgaacgtttttttttttcatttataatgtCCTCTTATTTCAAATTCACTTCATCCTGAAACCCTTTCTCTTATTGAGAAGTTATCTAAAACTCACTGCCTTCTCTTACAAATTCcctaacatatttttaaaactcgtTTCCTAATCGTTCAAGGTTTCTCAAACTTTGTAATtaacttaaatttaataaaacgtAAAGGAAAGCTTTGAATGCTTTGTTTTTACTTAACAAGCATAAATATTAATAGTATCCTAACTTGTGAGATTAGATCCATCAACTGGCTTCTGATTTAATACAAGAAAATagagtttctgtttgtttcagaactctagcacaaagcaacataaaaGACTAGCTCCGCATagtctttaattttgagtttatagaCTCGAGGGaaagcactcaccgccaactcttaagatACTCTTGTCTAATTAAAAGTCGGATTTGATAGACACTCTTATATCGCACTCATGGCTCAAAGGTTTGGAGAGTATTTTTTTGGATCACGAACCTCCAGGTTCACAGTCCAAGTGCTATATTCGCTAGGCCGAACTAAGCCATAATATATCGTATATTTCATTTCGATATGCCTTCTTGTGAATACAGTTTTTTTCTCAAACTGGTTTCACATTATTCACACGTACTACACATAATTACTGTTGAGATATAATAAATTTTCTGGTCATAAGGCAAAGTGTAGATCAAAAAAGAGATCGCTTGCTCCTTTATGTGGCTTATAGCAAATGTCGTGTTTTATAAGTTTGAATAGCCTAAAATCAGGGTATCAGTTGAAGCACGATAAGAAAACAAATTCATACAAACGCGAGAATCTGTTGTTGTAATGGGAAAATAATTTGTCcaagaaaataagtttttatcTCTTTGAATGTGACGTTTATAAGTAATTAGTTTCCACGTGTCTCATATACGTGCTTTACGTAGCGATATAAAGAATATACTTATGTGCACTACTTGGTAGCGCTCTGAAGGAGGACATATTTACGTGCCCTTGAGAGCTTCTTTGTTTTGAagttctcgcaaagctacacgagggctatctgcgctagccgtccctaatttagcagtgtaagactggagtaaaggtaactagtcatcaccacccaccgccaactcttgagctactcttttaccaacgaatagtgggattgaccgtcacattataacgcctccacggctaaaagggcgagcatatttggtgtaacgggaattcgaacccgcgaccctctgattacgagtcataactacctggccatgccgggccttccttGACAGCATTCTAAAGAAAGACACATCTAAGTGCCCTTGGCAGCACTTTAAAGGAGGATATATTTAAGTATCTTTGAGAATactctaaaataaaacatacttacGTGCCTTTGGGAGTGAACAAATTGAATGTTAATTCTCGAGGTAGCGTTTGTTGTCTTATTACTTCTTTCTTCTGAGAAAACTATTTCTGAAATATGATTAGGATAAATATCGAAATAAAAAAGTCATGAAAAGCTATAGATGTTTGCAATTTTTAAAGTTGACAAAATTTCTAAATAATTCAAGTGCTTGTACCACCCAGTGTTATACTTGGTTGTCAAATGTCATCTATTTTTATAGCAAACTGAGCAAGCTGAGCATTAGGTTTATTGTAATTAAGATATTTCATAATCTGAGCAATGTTGCGGTTCAGTCTATGTTTTTGGTCTTTACTTGCATATGTTTAGTTTATATGGTAGGGCTGTATATTACTAAACATTATTGTCGAACGAATTTAAAACTTATCGTGAACATTTAGAAAAATCTGTAAGTAACTGACATAAGCGTAACgtaaatatggaaaatattagCTAGGAGTGAGTCAAAGTTACATAATTGATAACGTTATTCCGagcaaaatgcaaaataaaagtgttattttaaatttcatatgaaAAAATTGTAGTTCGTGTTTTCTTTGGGTCACGTCATTTAATGTTGCACAGAACTTAAGTTTAACGAACAATTGTCGGCATTAGTTATTGTTatgtcagtaaatgttttaagGCATCATCTCCATAACTTTTTAAGTGTTAACACTCGAGCTAGTTTATGATCATATTTGATTAATGTCTGAAACATAAAACTcaacattttgaataaatgtaCGTATTGATAGTATTTAATTGCGTAAAACTGTATTCAACTTTCATTCGTAAAGACAGTATGCTGTTCATATGgctgtgtatatacatatacaatacgAAAAGTGGAAAAGAAAATAAGGATATTTCTAACAAGTTTGAGTTGTTAAGAACGTGAAATATAATGTAGATAAGAATATTGTAATTCAGTTcgttaattaatcaaaattcatATGACActacatgtaaaaaaactaaAAGTCAAAGAAAATATCCAAGTAGAGATAAGTGCAAGATATGAACGTAATTAATTTCCAACATATTTTAGGAATACATTTGAACCCATTTTCTTCTAAGATTATTTGTAATCTTACGGCAGTAAAAACAGTCTCTTTTTGTTTGATgtagtttattgttgtttctaattatAATCAATGCTgcttaaacatatataaatattagaaacaacaCGCAATCCTTTATTTCTGTtcttaagttataaaaaaaatcaaatagtaTAACAATTAAGAGGAGTACATAGCTAACATAAATTATTTCGCGGAAGTGGTTTTGTAAACACAATTTACAAATAACGCATAGCAGGTTTCTTGTTTTTGAGTACGTCCTGTTTCAGAGATTCTTTCCTTAAGAGAATATTGGGGCATTAAACCTAATTACAAgacaaaacaactaaaaatgcAACTTGGGAGTAACTGACAAGTGATTTGCAGGTCGTCCGAAAGGTGGTGCACCAAATCGTTGTTACTGACGTCTACTTCAGACTACATAATTTTACCCATTTCGACAGGTGGCAGACAAAGGAAGAAAACAAAGTTCAAGGCCACCCGCTTCTGTCATggttgaataaagaaataaagtgcGAGGAGTTAcagaagaaataatatattatggTTTAAATATCAATCTAAGAACCCTAATCAATGAATTAAAATGAGCCCCACCATGAAATATAGGTTTGTTAATAACGTTAATATTATTGAAATCTGATCAAGGATATCACATAGTTTTTTGTTCACTATGTTAGTACTTAATATAGCAAACGTAGTTCGTAcccttttgtttttgttacagtaaCACTGGCAAATTTACTGTGTCGTAAAATGGTATTTTCTGTAAGCACATAAATTTACTTTGATTGTaagatagttgtttgttttttaacatgtaaTTATATTACCACAATTTGACGCAAAATTTGCAATCGTATTAGACACTGCTTAACGTGACGCAATTTACTGTGGCTTATAAAACCATCCAAAATAACTTCAGGTGAACTGTAAACAAGAAATTCATTTTTGAAACAGAATTAGAGGGACCCAGTCCAGTAGCGTGCTTACCCCCTTCCACCTATCTTTGATCATATTCGATCTTCAAAAAAATACGAAAACAggacaatgaggaataatattctacataagtctaccaagtttcattaaaatccgatcatttttgactgagttgTAAGGctaaaatagtgtgaaaaatctgTCCCCATGTTAACAGATATGGTTTTATTTTGCTTTTCGTAACCACGCTCTGACCTTAACTCTCCATAGaccaataatttttaatttttgtcctAGTTCAAAATGCATACCAGCTTTTGTACAAATTCATTCAGCCGTTTTAGAGAAATCTAGCAAACAAAAACA from Tachypleus tridentatus isolate NWPU-2018 chromosome 1, ASM421037v1, whole genome shotgun sequence harbors:
- the LOC143249911 gene encoding uncharacterized protein LOC143249911, with the translated sequence MLSKKILTVLFVASCLVASLDAVADPSLDQLQHFENRQISSPDIAATARLGGLDSLLNTGSLGALLTGLQPLLTALVPILIIFSLGSLLFPLFSVGVFRENFGRVLNDVNPLLKNSITNVFEKVSRALENAERKYN